One window of the Vigna radiata var. radiata cultivar VC1973A chromosome 1, Vradiata_ver6, whole genome shotgun sequence genome contains the following:
- the LOC106753087 gene encoding pentatricopeptide repeat-containing protein At5g40400 → MIRRPSIYLPTLFQSFSNSTFTDKTLLSSSSSSSSSSSSSSSSTLITLHDSHSNRTLSPFYNLLPPTQNPNNIVNLISSILKHESSHLSLLQNNDIKGILPHLGPHEISRVLLRCQSDHSSAITFFNWVKKDLNITPTVHNYCVVLHILAWSGVFSQAMELLSELIQMVEVEGVCVSSNEGIYENLVACTEDCNWNPVIFDMLLKAYVKVGMVEKGLETFRRNIEACFIPNVIACNCLLSGLSRFNYITQCWEVYEEMGKLGVHRNAYTFNIMTHVLCKDGDTDKVTGFLEKMEEEGFEPDLVTYNTLVNSYCKKKRLEDAFYLYKIMYVRGVMPNLITYTTLMNGLCEEGKIKEAHQLFHQMVHRGIDPDIVSYNTLVCGYCKQGKMQMCRSILYEMIGNRICPDSITCRLIVDGYVRDGKLVSALNTVEELKKFRIKIPEEVYDYLVVALCKECKPFAARSFLHRVISEDGYIPKMNTYNKLVESLCGLNNVEEALVLKSEMEKKSMKVNIVTYRALISCLCRVKRSLEAEGLVEEMISSGMLPDVEISRALIKGYCEENKVDKAVFLLKLFAKEFQVYDNESYNAVVKVFCDVGNVTELMEIQDKLLKVGYVPNKLTCRYVIHGLQKAMEVDHEILP, encoded by the coding sequence ATGATTCGTCGACCTTCAATCTATCTTCCGACACTGTTTCAATCATTCTCCAACTCAACTTTCACTGATAAAacccttctttcttcttcttcttcttcttcttcttcttcttcttcttcttcttcttctactctCATCACCCTTCATGATTCCCACTCCAATCGCACTTTGAGTCCCTTTTACAATCTTCTCCCTCCCACccaaaaccccaacaacatcgtAAACCTCATCTCTTCGATCCTCAAACACGAAAGTTCCCACCTTTCCCTTCTCCAAAATAATGACATCAAAGGGATTCTCCCCCACTTGGGTCCCCATGAAATTTCAAGGGTCTTGCTCAGATGCCAGTCTGATCACTCTTCGGCCATCACTTTCTTCAATTGGGTTAAAAAAGATTTGAATATCACACCAACTGTGCACAACTACTGTGTAGTTCTTCATATACTTGCTTGGTCTGGAGTGTTCTCTCAGGCCATGGAGTTATTGTCTGAATTGATACAAATGGTTGAAGTTGAGGGTGTTTGTGTTTCTTCAAATGAGGGCATTTATGAGAATCTTGTGGCGTGTACTGAGGATTGTAATTGGAACCCTGTGATATTTGACATGCTTCTCAAGGCTTATGTGAAAGTTGGAATGGTTGAGAAGGGTTTGGAAACTTTTAGGAGGAACATTGAGGCTTGTTTTATCCCCAATGTGATTGCTTGCAATTGTTTGCTGAGTGGGTTGTCTAGGTTTAATTACATTACTCAGTGTTGGGAAGTATATGAAGAGATGGGAAAACTTGGAGTACATAGGAATGCTTATACTTTCAACATTATGACCCATGTTTTATGCAAAGATGGAGATACTGATAAGGTGACAGGATTCTTGGAGAAGATGGAGGAGGAAGGTTTTGAACCTGACTTGGTCACATATAACACACTTGTTAATAGTTATTGTAAGAAAAAGAGATTGGAGGATGCTTTTTATTTGTACAAGATCATGTATGTTAGAGGTGTGATGCCTAATTTGATCACATACACAACCTTGATGAATGGTCTTTGTGAAGAAGGGAAGATCAAGGAGGCTCATCAGCTTTTTCATCAGATGGTTCACAGAGGCATAGATCCAGATATTGTGTCCTATAATACTCTTGTGTGTGGATATTGCAAACAAGGTAAGATGCAAATGTGTAGATCAATATTGTATGAAATGATAGGAAATAGGATTTGTCCTGACAGCATCACTTGTAGGCTTATAGTTGATGGATATGTCAGGGATGGAAAACTTGTGTCAGCATTGAACACTGTTGAAGAGCTTAAGAAATTTAGAATTAAGATTCCTGAAGAAGTATATGACTATCTTGTAGTTGCATTGTGTAAGGAATGTAAGCCATTTGCTGCTAGAAGTTTTCTGCATAGGGTAATATCTGAGGATGGCTATATACCTAAAATGAACACATACAATAAACTGGTTGAGTCTCTATGTGGATTGAATAATGTGGAAGAGGCATTAGTTTTGAAATCTGAGATGGAAAAGAAGAGCATGAAAGTGAATATTGTTACCTATAGAGCTCTTATAAGCTGCTTGTGTAGAGTGAAGAGGAGTCTTGAGGCTGAAGGTTTGGTGGAGGAAATGATCAGTTCTGGTATGTTACCTGATGTAGAAATAAGCAGGGCATTGATAAAAGGGTATTGTGAGGAAAATAAGGTTGATAAAGCTGTGTTCTTATTGAAACTCTTTGCCAAGGAGTTTCAAGTTTATGATAATGAAAGCTACAATGCAGTTGTGAAAGTGTTTTGTGATGTTGGTAATGTGACAGAGTTGATGGAGATTCAGGATAAGCTGCTCAAAGTGGGGTATGTTCCTAATAAGTTAACATGCAGATATGTGATCCATGGATTGCAGAAAGCTATGGAGGTTGATCATGAGATTTtaccttaa